A window from Drosophila kikkawai strain 14028-0561.14 chromosome 2L, DkikHiC1v2, whole genome shotgun sequence encodes these proteins:
- the Bub1 gene encoding mitotic checkpoint serine/threonine-protein kinase BUB1, which translates to MAMHSYMRQGSGSAPGAGVAAVAAATSAPPVPSPDEMHGFLKDKQAWEHAISLYQGPDPLDHWYNYICWYENHAHSDPELKFRETLERCLTVYEHNDYYRQDARLVRLWLKYIAMQTDPLHFYQVLFQRGTGRQVAAFYIGWAAYYESREEFKDAEAVFNLAFQEKAQSNAELQHAHSKFNYARSMFYQRQQQQQQQQQQQQQDALQQLTNYAQQQLPHSYPPQHRPQPYQQNIYQQYHPQQQQHQAPPPQVQQQQPHQAPQPHQAPQPHQAPQPHQAPQQHQPPPQQLHQPPDQPQLAYQPHYQEQPRYEQQHHPAQRPATAHVQPQYAAPAAEPHYVHQPIPQQQQQQQPPPPQHHEPAVPQQHAHPQQEQPQPPQSLPQQNGNRNGNAHAEHQPSPGVAAASDVTGIRLPRNFHAYGRNNHETWKPALTLEEPDDPSRVCHYAKQLVYPPGAGIEYSPEEILSRKYKAVKPPPEPQVQQESQSQSQQQQQQTLYDSYGSETSYYITAVDGALYGHNNSSSGQENEENEAEEGVAREEDDEEDDSEGGEEEEDEDDEEEEEPSEPAYTNGVQFSAQTTFEQENRSIKIKFRKEPSSTYRAYTIENVYQQHQQQQHQQQEQQQEQQQQQIIQQPPQAAQHYPPPEPAPGSPIPVQRQRNGGGHQHHHFHPYMLGQTSTPKSEANGYRRARTKVKRSKFQPELCSNSNSASSAADVLASTASSSSMAAGAALGGYNDNANFSFSSASALDNSNSSLSLAVDRLNFRDSASQQQIQLHPVNKTLQTHNNNNSTSNNNNGNGSTLADFSTFQENSYFATQHDTEAQERRLSKAVETIARHLAKEAIDPFSSELCRAFLAKLDFPGDHDAHASYKIVQTPLPKISNTRTLNVLEGVTFNIDKEVGRGSYGSVYKATDSRTGNVVALKFQKPPNTWEIYICDQVLKRITEPEVLPGLMDISTAIIAPNASLIATEFSPFGSLLDINNKLRQATTKVMHESLVMHFSAQICNIVDHLHRHHIIHADIKPDNFLLMRVPSVDSPVPSLRLIDFGCAIDMSLFPDAERTKFRKVVQTDGFTCIEMQEGRSWSYETDLFCIAATVHVMLFGEYMQPLKRGANWEIRQKLPRYLKKHVWTKFFGDLLNMQADKLPALQEMRLIFEEEGYRMESELQKQIRTLSNILHRR; encoded by the exons ATGGCCATGCACTCGTACATGCGCCAGGGATCGGGCTCGGCGCCCGGAGCGGGAGTTGCAGCTGTGGCGGCCGCCACGAGTGCCCCGCCGGTGCCAAGTCCGGACGAGATGCACGGCTTCCTGAAGGACAAGCAGGCCTGGGAGCACGCCATCTCGCTATACCAGGGCCCAGATCCGCTGGATCATTGGTACAACTACATTTGCTGGTACGAGAATCATGCGCACAGCGATCCGGAGCTTAAATTCCGCGAAACGCTGGAGCGCTGCCTGACGGTCTACGAGCACAACGATTACTATCGCCAGGATGCGCGCCTGGTGCGGCTGTGGCTCAAGTACATAGCAATGCAAACGGATCCGTTGCACTTCTATCAGGTGCTCTTCCAGCGCGGTACGGGCCGTCAGGTGGCTGCCTTTTATATCGGATGGGCTGCGTACTACGAGTCGCGCGAGGAGTTCAAAGATGCCGAGGCGGTCTTTAATCTGGCCTTCCAGGAGAAGGCTCAAAGCAATGCGGAGCTGCAGCATGCGCACTCCAAGTTTAACTATGCAAGATCGATGTTCtaccagcggcagcagcagcaacagcagcagcagcagcaacaacagcaggatGCCCTCCAGCAGCTTACAAACTATGCCCAACAGCAGTTGCCGCATTCTTATCCGCCGCAGCACCGTCCCCAGCCATATCAGCAGAATATCTATCAGCAATATCAtccgcaacagcaacagcatcaggcACCGCCTCCTCAagtgcagcaacagcagccacatcAGGCTCCACAGCCACATCAGGCTCCTCAGCCACATCAGGCTCCACAGCCACATCAGGCTCCTCAGCAGCATCAGCCGCCGCCACAGCAACTTCATCAGCCTCCAGACCAGCCACAGCTGGCCTATCAACCGCACTACCAGGAGCAACCACGCTatgagcagcagcaccatccTGCCCAGCGACCTGCAACAGCGCATGTTCAACCTCAGTATGCTGCTCCAGCGGCAGAG CCGCATTATGTTCATCAACCTataccgcagcagcagcagcagcagcagccgccgcctcCGCAACACCATGAACCAGCTGTCCCACAGCAACATGCCCATCCTCAGCAGGAACAGCCTCAGCCGCCTCAGTCGCTTCCCCAACAGAATGGCAATCGCAATGGCAATGCCCATGCCGAGCACCAACCATCGCCCGGAGTTGCTGCAGCCAGTGATGTGACTGGGATTCGTTTGCCGCGCAATTTCCACGCTTATGGACGCAACAATCACGAGACCTGGAAGCCAGCCTTGACTCTGGAAGAGCCCGATGACCCCTCGCGGGTATGCCACTATGCCAAGCAGTTGGTCTATCCTCCAGGCGCTGGCATTGAGTACAGTCCCGAGGAGATTTTATCCCGCAAATACAAGGCAGTGAAGCCGCCGCCAGAGCCACAAGTACAACAAGAGTcacagtcgcagtcgcagcagcaacagcagcagacaTTGTATGATTCCTATGGCTCCGAGACCTCTTACTACATTACTGCCGTGGATGGAGCTCTCTACGGGCATAATAACAGCAGCAGTGGCCAGGAGAACGAAGAGAACGAGGCGGAAGAAGGCGTAGCAAGAGAGGAAGACGATGAGGAAGATGACTCCGAGGGGGgagaggaagaggaggatgaggacgaCGAAGAGGAGGAAGAACCTAGCGAACCAGCCTACACCAATGGCGTGCAGTTTAGCGCGCAGACCACCTTTGAGCAGGAGAACCGCTCTATTAAGATCAAGTTTAGGAAGGAGCCCAGTAGCACCTATCGTGCCTATACCATAGAAAATGTCtaccagcagcatcagcagcagcagcaccagcaacaggagcaacagcaggaacagcaacagcaacagataATCCAACAGCCGCCACAGGCAGCACAGCATTACCCACCACCGGAGCCAGCTCCTGGCTCTCCCATACCCGTCCAGCGTCAGCGCAATGGCGGTGGCCATCAACACCATCACTTCCATCCCTACATGCTGGGCCAGACGTCGACGCCCAAGAGCGAGGCGAATGGTTATCGCAGGGCTCGCACCAAAGTCAAACGCAGCAAGTTTCAGCCGGAACtttgcagcaacagcaactcgGCTTCCTCGGCGGCGGATGTGTTGGCCTCCACGGCTAGTTCCAGCAGCATGGCTGCCGGAGCGGCTCTTGGCGGCTACAATGACAATGCCAACTTCTCGTTCTCCAGCGCCAGTGCCTTGGACAATTCCAATAGCTCGCTCTCCCTGGCTGTGGATAGACTTAATTTCCGTGACTCGGCTTCCCAGCAGCAGATCCAGCTCCATCCGGTCAATAAGACACTGCAAACgcacaacaataacaatagtaccagcaacaataacaatggcAACGGCTCAACCCTGGCCGATTTCTCAACGTTCCAGGAGAACTCGTACTTTGCCACCCAGCACGACACAGAGGCTCAGGAGCGTCGCCTGTCCAAGGCGGTGGAGACAATCGCCCGACACTTGGCCAAGGAGGCCATCGATCCGTTTAGCAGCGAACTCTGTCGCGCCTTCCTCGCCAAGCTGGACTTTCCGGGCGATCATGATGCCCATGCCAGCTACAAGATTGTGCAAACGCCACTGCCAAAAATATCCAACACTCGCACCCTCAACGTCCTCGAGGGCGTCACATTCAACATTGACAAAGAGGTGGGCCGCGGTTCCTACGGCTCGGTATACAAGGCCACGGATTCACGCACCGGGAACGTTGTGGCCCTTAAGTTCCAGAAGCCCCCAAATACTTGGGAGATCTACATATGTGATCAGGTGCTGAAACGCATCACGGAGCCGGAGGTTCTACCCGGTTTGATGGATATTTCCACGGCGATTATAGCGCCAAATGCCAGCCTGATAGCCACAGAGTTTTCACCCTTCGGCTCCCTGCTGGACATCAACAATAAGTTACGTCAGGCCACCACAAAGGTAATGCACGAATCCCTGGTGATGCACTTTTCGGCCCAGATCTGCAACATTGTGGACCATCTGCATCGTCACCACATCATCCATGCGGACATTAAACCGGATAATTTCCTACTGATGCGCGTGCCCAGCGTGGACAGTCCTGTGCCGTCGCTGCGTTTGATAGACTTTGGTTGCGCCATCGACATGTCGCTGTTTCCGGACGCCGAACGCACCAAGTTCCGTAAGGTGGTGCAGACGGACGGGTTTACCTGCATTGAGATGCAGGAGGGACGCAGCTGGTCCTATGAAACGGATCTCTTCTGCATTGCGGCCACCGTGCATGTGATGTTGTTCGGCGAGTATATGCAGCCGCTGAAGCGCGGCGCCAATTGGGAGATACGTCAGAAGCTGCCGCGCTACCTCAAGAAGCATGTGTGGACCAAGTTCTTTGGTGATCTGCTGAATATGCAGGCGGACAAGCTGCCGGCGCTGCAGGAGATGCGGCTGATATTCGAGGAGGAGGGTTATCGCATGGAGTCCGAGCTGCAGAAGCAAATACGCACACTCTCCAATATCCTGCATCGACGATAA